The nucleotide window TAGAGATGTTACGTCACGAAATTCCAACCCAAGAATTTGAACGTTACATTCAACAACTCTCCTTTTTTGAAAAAGCATCGCGTTCTGATTTAGTGGTATTTACCGCACCTAATATTCTCATTTGTAATTGGGTAAAAACCAAGTACGCTAGTAAAATTTCCCATTTGTTTGAAGTAAAAACAGGCATCAAACCAACGGTTAAAATCGTTCCTGAAAATAAAAAATCCCATGTTTCCACCGCTGGGGCATCTGTGCCACTTACCCTTCTTGAGGAAACAAAACAAACCAAAAGTACCCTTTTAAATCCCTCTTATCAATTTGAGAGTTTTGTCGTGGGAAGTTCTAACCAATACGCCTACAGTGCTGCCAAATCTATCGCCGAAAAACCTGGCAAAATGTACAATCCTGTCTTTATTTACGGCCCTACAGGTTTAGGAAAAACCCACCTTATTCACGCTATTGGTAATTTTTCACTCACGCAGGGAAAGTCGGTGATTTATACCACCATCGAACAGTTCATGAACGATTTTACCTACAACCTCAAAAACGGTAGTATGGACAGATTTCGTGAAAAATACCGCCAGTGCGATATCTTGCTCATCGACGATGTGCAGTTTCTTTCCAATAAAATTCAAACCCAAGAAGAATTTTTTCACACCTTTAACGAACTTCACGCTAAAGGGCGGCAGATTGTGCTCACCTCTGATAAACCACCAAAAATGATTAATGGTCTTGAAGAGCGTTTAAAAAGCCGTTTTGAGTGGGGGCTCATTGCTGACATTACCTTGCCAGAACTTGAAACAAAAATCGCCATTATTAACAAAAAATGTGAGCTTGATGGCATTGCTTTAGGCAGTGATATTGTCCACTACATCGCTTCAAATATGGGTGACAACATCCGTGAAATTGAAAGCGCCATCATTAATCTCAACGCCTATGCATCCTTGATGCGCCAAGAAATCACCCTAGAGTTTGCCAAAAACGTCATGCGCGAACAAATCAAAGAAAAACGCAACAACATTACCCTTGAAGACATCATTCATCTTATTTCTAAAGAGCTCAACATCAAGCCCAGTGAAATCAAATCTAAAAAACGCAGTAAAAACATCGTCGAAGCTAGACGCATCGGGATTTATCTCGCCCGTACACTTACCCCAAATTCTATGCCTTCTTTAGCCTCTTTTTTTGGAATGCGTGACCATACAGCTGTTTCTCATAACATGAAAAAAATTAATGAACTTATTGACAATGATGAGCACTTTAGATTGCGTCTTGAAGAGTTAAAACATAAAGTATTAACCAAAGAAAAAGAGACCTTATGAAAAAAAATGTGAAAAGATGTGATGAACTAGCCAAAGGGTTTTCACTCCCTCCTGTCCCTACTATTGGGGCTCATCACTTGTTTTCACCTTTTCACCCCATGCTACTACTACCGCTACTTTTATTTAAAAACTTAAGGAGAGAGTCATGAAAGTCTCGATTCACAAAAGCGTTCTTGAGACTGTTTTGGTTAATACCCAACCTTATCTGGAAAAAAAGGATTTAAGCCAAATCACCTCCCATTTGTATCTACGAACTTTTGAAGATGCACTTGAAATCAAAGCAACCGACTACGAAATAGGGCTCACTTACCATACCCATTCGATTAAAATCATCAATGAGGGCATTGCTACAGCCAATGGTAAAAAACTCCTTGACATCATCAAAATTCTCAAAGACGATGAAATTACCCTTGAAACAATTAATGACTATTTGTATATTAAACAGAAAAATTCTAAATTTAAACTCCCTATGTTTAATCCCAGTGATTTTCCTGATTTCCCCCACGTAGACGAAAAACCAAAATTTGACATCAACTCAACACAATTAGTACGTGCTATTAAAAAAATAGCTCCTGCTATTGACACGAACAATCCAAAATTTGAACTTAATGGTGCCTTGATTGATATTAAAGAAAATTACATTAACCTTGTTGCAACCGACACTAAGCGTTTAGCGCTTATTAGACTTGAAGCACCTACAGATCATGCTTTTTCCCTCATTATCCCCAAAAAAGCTATTAGTGAAATTCAAAAACTCTTTTTTGATGATATTGAGATTTTTTACGATGGAACAACCCTTATTGCCAAGTCTAACCATTTTCAATTTTTTACTAAATTAATTAATGGTAAATTTCCCGATTACGCACGCATTATCCCTCAAGAAAAAAAATACCGCTTGCGCTTAGCAAAAGAAAAAATCGTTGAATCTTTAAAACAAATTGCTATTATTTCTCAAGAGATGAAACTCACCTTTAAGCCCGATAAGATAACCTTTGAAAGTCTTAATGATGACAATATTGAAGCTAAAACAGAAATTGAGTTTGTCACAGGACTTGAAGAAGAGATCTATTTAGCCCTTAATAGCCGCTATATGTTGGACTTTTTAAGTAACATTGAAGAGAGTAGTTTTACCTTAGGGTATAATGACGCTGGTCTGCCTTTTACCCTAGAGAGCGAAAATTTCAAAACCATCATCATGCCAATCATGATTTAACGGAGTAGTTAATGAACAATTACGGAGCAGAAAATATTAAAGTCCTTAAAGGACTTGAAGCAGTACGAAAACGACCAGGAATGTATATTGGTGATACCAACATTAACGGCCTTCATCATATGATTTATGAAGCGGTCGATAACTCTATTGATGAAGCGATGGCAGGATACTGTGACACTATACATGTAGAGCTTACCCAAGAGGGTTCTGCTATTATTACTGATAACGGTAGAGGTATTCCTACAGACCTTCATGAGGGAGAAAACCTTCCTGCAGCAACGGTTGTACTTACTGTTTTACATGCGGGTGGAAAATTTGATAAAGATACCTATAAAGTCAGTGGGGGTTTGCACGGGGTTGGTATTTCTGTTGTAAATGCTTTGTCTGAAAAATTGGTGATGCAAATTAAACGGGGTGGTGAAGAATTTCGTCAAGAATTTTCTAAAGGGATTCCCCAAACTCCTCTTGATGTGATTGGAAAAACACGAAAAACAGGCACCATGATTGAGTTTTGGCCTGATCAGACTATTTTTGAAACGGTTGATTTTGATTATGAAGTCCTCTCAAAGCGTTTTAGAGAGCTAGCTTATCTTAACCCAAAAATCAAAATTGTTTTTAAAGACGGACGTGTTGGTAAAGAAGAAACCTTTCATTTTGAGGGAGGTATTGAGCAATTTGTCACGGATTTAAATAAAAAAGAAATTGTGGCAAAACCGGTCTATTTTTCTGAAAGAATTGAAGATTTAGAGATTGATATTGCGTTGATGTATAACAGTACTTACAGTGAAACACTCCTCTCTTTTGTTAATAACATTAAAACCCCTGATGGAGGAACCCACGAAGCAGGGTTTCGTGCAGGGTTGACGCGAGCAATTGTCAATTATATTAGTAATAATGCAAACCAGCGGGAAAAAGATACAAAAATCACGGGTGATGATATCCGTGAAGGTCTAATCGCTGTAGTAAGCGTTAAAGTTCCCGAACCTCAATTTGAAGGCCAAACCAAGGGAAAATTAGGCAGTTCTTATGTAAAACCTTTAACCCAAAAACTGGCCTACGAACAATTAGTAAAATATTTTGAAGAAAATCCCATTGAGGCTAAAGCCATCATGGGTAAAGCCCTAGCAGCAGCACGTGGACGCGAAGCAGCTAAAAAAGCTAGGGATTTAACCCGACGTAAAGATTCCATGAGTGTGGGAACCTTGCCAGGGAAATTAGCCGATTGCCAAAGTAAAGACCCTAGTAACAGTGAGATTTATTTGGTGGAAGGAGATAGTGCGGGTGGTTCTGCCAAACAAGGGCGCGACCGTGTGTTTCAAGCGATTTTGCCTTTAAAAGGAAAAATTCTCAACGTTGAAAAAAGCCGTTTGGATAAAATTTTAAAATCTGATGAGATTAAAAACATGATTACAGCCCTTGGATGTGGGATTGGGGATGAATTTGAAGAAGAAAGACTGCGTTATCATAAGGTCATTATTATGACCGATGCGGACGTGGATGGAAGTCATATTCAAACCTTGCTACTCACGTTTTTTTTCCGTTTTTTGAACCCTGTCATTGAAAACGGATATGTTTACCTTGCGCAACCGCCCCTTTATCGCTTTAAAAAAGGAAAAAAAGAGATTTATCTTAAAGATGAAAAAGCGCTCAATGATTATCTCATTGAAATGGGGATTGAAGCCATTGAATTTGAAACCATTGGGTTAAAAGATATGATGGAATACCTTAAAATTATTTCAGCGTATCGTAATATTTTAAAAGAGTTAGAAAAGCGCTTTTCGGTGATTGGTGCAGTCCGTCACATGATTGAAAATCCCGACATCGTAGCACTTCCAACGCCTAAACTTTATGAAACCATGAAAGCATACCTTGAAAATGAAGGGTATAACATTCTTAATTCAATGGTAAATGAAGAAGAGATTCGTCTTTATATTCAAACGAATGACGGACTGGAAGAGTTAGTCATTAATGACACACTCTTTACAAGCCCTTTGTATGAAGAAGCCCTTTATATTTATGACAAAATGAAAGAAAGAGACATGAGTATTTTTAAAGGAGAAGATCCTATTGAAGTACTTAATCGTGTCGAACGTCATGCGAAAAAAGGTGCTTATATCCAACGCTACAAAGGTTTGGGTGAAATGAACCCCGAACAACTATGGGAAACAACCATGAATCCAGAAAACAGACGCTTACTTCGTGTTACTATTGATGATGCACTTTCTGCAAGTGACACGTTTTCTCTTTTTATGGGGGATGAAGTTGAACCACGCCGAAAATATATCCAAGATCATGCCAAAGATGTAAAACATTTGGACGTGTAGTGATTACGCCAAAACTTATTGAACACCTTTTTGCGGCAGCTTCCATTCAGCGGTGGAATGATTACCCGCGGATGGTTTCTCTTGTGGAGCTTGATAAACAAGCCCACAAGTTTATTATCGCTTATTTTTTAGCTAAAACAGAAGAGGATGAAGTTAATATGCTTCACCTTGTTGAAGCGGGAATATTTGAATTTTTACGACGGGTTGTTGTGACAGACATTCGTCCCGATGTGTTTCATAAGGCTTTAGAAAAAAAGACAAAAGAGATCAACCAGTGGGTTTTAACACAACTTCATGAAGC belongs to Sulfurospirillum tamanense and includes:
- the dnaA gene encoding chromosomal replication initiator protein DnaA — protein: MLADTILEMLRHEIPTQEFERYIQQLSFFEKASRSDLVVFTAPNILICNWVKTKYASKISHLFEVKTGIKPTVKIVPENKKSHVSTAGASVPLTLLEETKQTKSTLLNPSYQFESFVVGSSNQYAYSAAKSIAEKPGKMYNPVFIYGPTGLGKTHLIHAIGNFSLTQGKSVIYTTIEQFMNDFTYNLKNGSMDRFREKYRQCDILLIDDVQFLSNKIQTQEEFFHTFNELHAKGRQIVLTSDKPPKMINGLEERLKSRFEWGLIADITLPELETKIAIINKKCELDGIALGSDIVHYIASNMGDNIREIESAIINLNAYASLMRQEITLEFAKNVMREQIKEKRNNITLEDIIHLISKELNIKPSEIKSKKRSKNIVEARRIGIYLARTLTPNSMPSLASFFGMRDHTAVSHNMKKINELIDNDEHFRLRLEELKHKVLTKEKETL
- the gyrB gene encoding DNA topoisomerase (ATP-hydrolyzing) subunit B, coding for MNNYGAENIKVLKGLEAVRKRPGMYIGDTNINGLHHMIYEAVDNSIDEAMAGYCDTIHVELTQEGSAIITDNGRGIPTDLHEGENLPAATVVLTVLHAGGKFDKDTYKVSGGLHGVGISVVNALSEKLVMQIKRGGEEFRQEFSKGIPQTPLDVIGKTRKTGTMIEFWPDQTIFETVDFDYEVLSKRFRELAYLNPKIKIVFKDGRVGKEETFHFEGGIEQFVTDLNKKEIVAKPVYFSERIEDLEIDIALMYNSTYSETLLSFVNNIKTPDGGTHEAGFRAGLTRAIVNYISNNANQREKDTKITGDDIREGLIAVVSVKVPEPQFEGQTKGKLGSSYVKPLTQKLAYEQLVKYFEENPIEAKAIMGKALAAARGREAAKKARDLTRRKDSMSVGTLPGKLADCQSKDPSNSEIYLVEGDSAGGSAKQGRDRVFQAILPLKGKILNVEKSRLDKILKSDEIKNMITALGCGIGDEFEEERLRYHKVIIMTDADVDGSHIQTLLLTFFFRFLNPVIENGYVYLAQPPLYRFKKGKKEIYLKDEKALNDYLIEMGIEAIEFETIGLKDMMEYLKIISAYRNILKELEKRFSVIGAVRHMIENPDIVALPTPKLYETMKAYLENEGYNILNSMVNEEEIRLYIQTNDGLEELVINDTLFTSPLYEEALYIYDKMKERDMSIFKGEDPIEVLNRVERHAKKGAYIQRYKGLGEMNPEQLWETTMNPENRRLLRVTIDDALSASDTFSLFMGDEVEPRRKYIQDHAKDVKHLDV
- the dnaN gene encoding DNA polymerase III subunit beta, coding for MKVSIHKSVLETVLVNTQPYLEKKDLSQITSHLYLRTFEDALEIKATDYEIGLTYHTHSIKIINEGIATANGKKLLDIIKILKDDEITLETINDYLYIKQKNSKFKLPMFNPSDFPDFPHVDEKPKFDINSTQLVRAIKKIAPAIDTNNPKFELNGALIDIKENYINLVATDTKRLALIRLEAPTDHAFSLIIPKKAISEIQKLFFDDIEIFYDGTTLIAKSNHFQFFTKLINGKFPDYARIIPQEKKYRLRLAKEKIVESLKQIAIISQEMKLTFKPDKITFESLNDDNIEAKTEIEFVTGLEEEIYLALNSRYMLDFLSNIEESSFTLGYNDAGLPFTLESENFKTIIMPIMI